The region TTGCCATCCAAGTGTGAACACCAATCCCTTCTGGCGATGCAGGCATGATCAGGCCCATTGTCGGAGTCTGCCAACTGACATCTCCTACGTCAGTGCCCCCACCAAGTGTCTGTTCGTTTGGTAGAAACATGATGTCTTTTGTCATGCCGGTTTCCTCAAGACCAGCCTCTTTTTGTAATCTTTTTGCAAATTTAATTTCTTGCTTTGTATACTGCGGTACCCCAATTTTTTCCAGATGATGTTGCATGCGTTCCGCCAGAGGCGTGTTGGGCAATAAATCATGCACACCGTAATAATCAACAGCTAATGCTTCGGTTTGAGTTGCCAAAGCGGCACCTTCCGCCATGCTTTTCAACCAGACTACACTTTTCTCCACATACTCACGATTCTCATCGCGGCACGTTAACAAAACAGAAGCTTTGTCTGGAACTATATTCGGTGCTTCACCGCCATTTTTAATTATGTAATGAATGCGAGCAGTTGGTCGAATATGTTCTCGCATCATATTTACGCTATGCAGAAATATTTCAACAGCAGCAAGTGCATTGCGCCCATCCCATGGGTTCAGACCAGCGTGAGCAGCCTTGCCAGAAAATTCAATGTACATCTGACTTAGGGCCGCACTTCGTATATTTGCCACCCCGGCCACATTCAACGGGTGCCAGTGCAGCATGGTATCTACATCATCAAACAACCTATCGCGAGCCATATAGACTTTGGCTCCCTCGGTCTCCTCAGCTGCTCCCCCATACACTCTCAGTGTCCCGCTAATCTCCTTTTCCTTCATAAGGTTTTTGAGAGCCAACGCAGCCCCTAACGCTCCCGCGCCGATTAGGTTATGACCGCATCCATGTCCGGATGTGATGTGATCCTTCCGAGGTTGTTTGTATGGGACAGCTTCATTGCCCAGACCGGGCAAGGCATCATATTCTAGCATAATACCAAGTACTGGCGCGCCAGTGCCGTATTCAGCAATAAATGCAGTAGGAACATGTGATGTCCCTTCGCTTGTTAGTTTAAACTCATTTTTTTTAAGTATATTTTTCAGGTATTTTGATGATTCAACTTCCTGCAATGATATTTCGGAAATATCCCACAGCTTCATTCCAACTTCTTGAATAGTCTGGGAAACTTCTTCTGTAGCTTGCAAAGCTTCTTCTGACGTAACAGTCGATTTGGATTTTGCAGCAAAAACCAATCGTGGTACTATCAAGAATCCCACCGTAAGAATCAATACAACACAAAAATAATCAAAACTTATCATTTTTACCTCGCACAAAGAAGTTTTAGTGTTTCACGAGATTATTTCAGATCTCTTAAATATATAAAAGTTTCTTCCTGATAATAGAAGAATTTAGCGCAGAAAAGATTGCTATATTGAGCATTTGCAGTCAAATAAAAAGTATTATAGGAATAATATAAAGCAACCGTTTTTTTGTCAAAGATATTATGTGATTTATAATTTGATAGATTGCTTCATAAGAGATGAGCTATGCGTTTTGAATGAGAATCAAGATACAAAAGTTTAATTTTCTTCAACCAGCCATTAAAAATCACTAAAAATAACCATTTAGTAATGAATACTGAATGGTCATTTTTCATTTGGTGAACCTAGCGGTCAACTGGGTATCAATATTTTCAACTCTACCACCTGCACAAGCCTCGCACATGCAACCGATAGCTTTTAAAGTAGTCCTACAAAATATAAAAAAATCTTGTGATCTAACATCAATCAAGATAGTACCATTTACAACTTTATGTTACTGATGTTTTTTCAATTTTTATTAGTATTGTTGTTTAGTTGAAGCTTTTATTTTTATGTAGCCCGTAAATGTTACTAAAAGTAATTTGATATTCGATGCTGCTGCACAATCCTAACTCTTCTACTTTCTTACAGCAAGAAAGCAACGGCTTTTTAAGGAACAATTTAAGATGGATAAATTGAAAACAAAGGTCGAAAGGTACTGGAATTGGCGGAGTTCAAGCTACGCTCTGGATATTGAAAAATCACCCGAAACGGAAAAAGCTTGGGATACAACAATTAAAATTCTGGCAAAACCTGGTCAGACTCAAGAAGCATTGGATATAGGTACCGGTCCAGGACAGCTGGCCTTTTACCTTGCCGGAGCCGGTTTTAACGTAACCGGAATGGATATATCCCCCAACATGATAAGTAGCGCCCGAAAAAAGGCGAAAGAAATGGACTTTGTTATTAATTTTCGCACTGGCGATGCGGAAAAGCTTGATTTTGCAGATAACAGCTTTGACGTTGTTGTTTCAAGAAACCTTATATGGACACTGCCAAATCCTGATCTGGCGCTAAAAGAGTGGTACAGAGTATTGAAACCCGGGGGGCGAATTATCGTTTCAGATGGTTTCTGGTGTAACCAGACATGGAGACGATTTTATCAAATACCGATGAATATGTTGAAGGGTATGTTGCAAATAAATAGTAGGATTTCACTGCGATTTTTTCTTCATTACGCAAGCATGATAAAGCATTTGCCGTTATATGAAGGTGTAAAAGAAAACGAAGTACAGAAACTGATGCAATGCGCCGGGTTCAGTGAAGTTTTTTCATGGGATATTGGGCAGTATTTCCCAAAAAATCCATATGCATTTGCGATGAGTGTAAGGCCATCGTTCTTCATCGTTTATGCAGATAAATAATCGAGCTTACTAAAAACTTTCAGCGGTCTGATTTATTAATTTTTGCACAGATTTAATTTTCAATCTAATCGATTTATCTGTCTAACTGAACTTTTTCTTTTAAGGAGATTGCATGATGCTTTTAAAAAGGAGCACGAGTGTTTCTGCTAAGTGCTTGATAGTTTTTTTGATACTACTATCTGCTCTAGTCTGTACTTCGCCAAACGTATCCGCTGCGCAGTCCAAGGTTGTCCGTATCGGAGATCTGTTCGCTAACACATACACAAGTCTTGACTCTCAGAAAGAGTCTTTCGGATGGTATACTTCTACACTTGGACTTTCCGAGACCCTTTTTCGTATTGATGACAGCTACGCTGTAGTTCCCTGGTTGGCCGAATCCGCTTCTGTAAATGGTATGACATGGACGATAAGGCTCAAGGATAATGTCGTTTTTTCTGACGGAAGCAAGCTTACTGCTGATATGGCTGTAAAATGTATAGAGCGTGCAAGCAAGGTAAACGAAAAGTCACAGATGCTTAAGGGCGCTTCATTCGCAGTAGTAGATGACAAAACTTTTACCATTACCACCCCTAAGCTTTTGCCAACTGTGGCTAACGAACTTTGCAATGTCTATATGGCGATGATAAATCTCGACGGTTCAAAAAATATAGATACAGCTCCCATCTGTACCGGTCCTTTCATGGTAAGTGAATTCGATCCCGGCGTATCGGTAAAACTTGTACGCAACGATAACTATTGGGGAGGAAAAGTAGCTCTTGATGGAGTGGAAGGACTGTACGTTGCTGACGCTGATACTCTCTCTTTGGCATTTCAAAATGGCGAGATAGATGCATATATCGGCCCTACAACCAATGATCTTAGTATCTTTTCTGCCTATCCTGAAAAATACACGGTTGTAGCTATTCCGGCTTCCCGTCTGTATTACTATTATTTGAACATGGAACGCCTTTCTGCTAAAGAGCTTCGCGCTGCAATAAATATGGCCGTTGATCCGAGTGCCGTATGCATCCTTCTTGCTGGTTTAGCCAGCCCGACAGTCGGTGCCTACGGTGCTGATACTGCCTACGGAAAAATTACAAAACACGGTTACGATCCCGTAGAAGCTAAGAAACTTATTGAAAAGTTAGGCTATACCCTCGACGCCAACGGTTACTATGCTAAAGACGGTAAGGAAATCGAACTGGACATTTCCTACTACGCAGCACGTTCAATTGATAAAATAGTTCTTCTCATGCAGGAACAATTGAAGGCCGTAGGTATCAAAGGTATACTGAAAGTCACAGAGGACCCAGACGGGACCTATATGACTACCGGAGATTTTGATATCGGTGTTTATTGCATGACTGCAAATCCTTCTGCTGATCCGTACTATTTCATGGAACGTGTAGTCGGTGGCGGTAAATATACCTCCGGTAGATATGTTAATGCCAAGGCAAAAAAACTTCTGGAGCAGCTTTACTCGGAGCCTGTTGCAGCTCTGCGGGCAAAGCTTGCCGTTGAGATTCAGCAGCAGATCATTAGCGATGAAGCTATGGGGTTTTTAGCAATACTTAATAAAACAACGGTTATGCGAGCCGGAGTTGTCAATTGTAATGAAAGGAACCCGATCAGTTTCTATTTTCTGAATGCCAAAACTGCGATAAACAACTGATGTATAAAGTTGATGTGTTTTTAACGGCGTGTGGACTTAACCTCCACACGCTTTTTTGTGTTTTGTAGGTTTACAATGCTGAAATATCTCAAAAATACTCTAATGAGGGTTATCCCTGTACTTTTAGTGATAACATTCATTACTTTTTCCCTTATGTCCCTAGCTTCAGGTGATCCTGCACAGAAAAAACTGGTGGCTCGGGGAATAGTTCCGACGCAGGAAGTGCTGGACGTTACCCGAGCGAATATGGGGCTGAACGATCCCTTTCTAGTGCGTTACAGTCATTGGTTGTGGTGTTTTCTTCAGGGCGACCTTGGAGAATCTTACGCAAAAGGACTGCCTGTATCACGGCTTATGTGGAAGGCTATGGGCAAAACTGCAATGGTGGCGGTCTCTGCGTTGGCATTATCCCTGATAGTATCCATCCCTCTTGGTATCTTGACCGCTGTTAAACGAAATACAGTTGCAGATTACCTTGTACGGTTCCTTACCTTCTTGGCCAATGCCATCCCTTCATTTTTGGCTGCTCTATTATTAATTTATCTTTTTTGCATTTATCTTCAATGGCTTCCAGTACTGGCTAAAAATAGTTTTCAAGGACTTATTCTGCCAACCGTTGCCTTGGCATTGCCGACAATGGGTAAGTTTATTAAGCAGATAAGGGCAGAGGTACTGGGTGAGTTAGGAGAAAGTTATGTGACCGGAGCGCAGGCAAGAGGCGTAAAG is a window of Desulfovibrio sp. UCD-KL4C DNA encoding:
- a CDS encoding ABC transporter permease, which translates into the protein MLKYLKNTLMRVIPVLLVITFITFSLMSLASGDPAQKKLVARGIVPTQEVLDVTRANMGLNDPFLVRYSHWLWCFLQGDLGESYAKGLPVSRLMWKAMGKTAMVAVSALALSLIVSIPLGILTAVKRNTVADYLVRFLTFLANAIPSFLAALLLIYLFCIYLQWLPVLAKNSFQGLILPTVALALPTMGKFIKQIRAEVLGELGESYVTGAQARGVKSSIILVKDVLHNSMLSILTVIGFAVGHLFAGSVVIEAIFQWPGMGKLVMDAISARDYPVIQGFVVYIAIIYVLINLLTDLAYRYFDPRVTES
- a CDS encoding ABC transporter substrate-binding protein codes for the protein MMLLKRSTSVSAKCLIVFLILLSALVCTSPNVSAAQSKVVRIGDLFANTYTSLDSQKESFGWYTSTLGLSETLFRIDDSYAVVPWLAESASVNGMTWTIRLKDNVVFSDGSKLTADMAVKCIERASKVNEKSQMLKGASFAVVDDKTFTITTPKLLPTVANELCNVYMAMINLDGSKNIDTAPICTGPFMVSEFDPGVSVKLVRNDNYWGGKVALDGVEGLYVADADTLSLAFQNGEIDAYIGPTTNDLSIFSAYPEKYTVVAIPASRLYYYYLNMERLSAKELRAAINMAVDPSAVCILLAGLASPTVGAYGADTAYGKITKHGYDPVEAKKLIEKLGYTLDANGYYAKDGKEIELDISYYAARSIDKIVLLMQEQLKAVGIKGILKVTEDPDGTYMTTGDFDIGVYCMTANPSADPYYFMERVVGGGKYTSGRYVNAKAKKLLEQLYSEPVAALRAKLAVEIQQQIISDEAMGFLAILNKTTVMRAGVVNCNERNPISFYFLNAKTAINN
- a CDS encoding class I SAM-dependent methyltransferase; translated protein: MDKLKTKVERYWNWRSSSYALDIEKSPETEKAWDTTIKILAKPGQTQEALDIGTGPGQLAFYLAGAGFNVTGMDISPNMISSARKKAKEMDFVINFRTGDAEKLDFADNSFDVVVSRNLIWTLPNPDLALKEWYRVLKPGGRIIVSDGFWCNQTWRRFYQIPMNMLKGMLQINSRISLRFFLHYASMIKHLPLYEGVKENEVQKLMQCAGFSEVFSWDIGQYFPKNPYAFAMSVRPSFFIVYADK
- a CDS encoding amidohydrolase, yielding MIVPRLVFAAKSKSTVTSEEALQATEEVSQTIQEVGMKLWDISEISLQEVESSKYLKNILKKNEFKLTSEGTSHVPTAFIAEYGTGAPVLGIMLEYDALPGLGNEAVPYKQPRKDHITSGHGCGHNLIGAGALGAALALKNLMKEKEISGTLRVYGGAAEETEGAKVYMARDRLFDDVDTMLHWHPLNVAGVANIRSAALSQMYIEFSGKAAHAGLNPWDGRNALAAVEIFLHSVNMMREHIRPTARIHYIIKNGGEAPNIVPDKASVLLTCRDENREYVEKSVVWLKSMAEGAALATQTEALAVDYYGVHDLLPNTPLAERMQHHLEKIGVPQYTKQEIKFAKRLQKEAGLEETGMTKDIMFLPNEQTLGGGTDVGDVSWQTPTMGLIMPASPEGIGVHTWMATASHGSSIGTKAAIASAKVLTLMGIDLLLDNKLLKQVKDDFLKRTKGFVYQSPINPAIKEPVSLPKSMRSYESALELKNSFYKQAGDDQFMPTE